In Bubalus bubalis isolate 160015118507 breed Murrah chromosome 3, NDDB_SH_1, whole genome shotgun sequence, a genomic segment contains:
- the BARX1 gene encoding homeobox protein BarH-like 1, translated as MQRPGEPGAARFGPPEGCADHRPHRYRSFMIEEILTEPPGPKGAAPAAAAAAAGELLKFGVQALLAARPFHSHLAVLKAEQAAVFKFPLAPLGCSGLGSALLAAGPGLPGAAGAPHLPLELQLRGKLEAPGAGEPGTKAKKGRRSRTVFTELQLMGLEKRFEKQKYLSTPDRIDLAESLGLSQLQVKTWYQNRRMKWKKIVLQGGGLESPTKPKGRPKKNSIPTSEQLTEQERAKEAEKTVEAPGEAGDRSHED; from the exons ATGCAGCGGCCGGGGGAGCCGGGCGCAGCGCGCTTCGGGCCGCCCGAGGGCTGCGCCGACCACCGGCCGCACCGCTACCGCAGCTTCATGATCGAGGAAATCCTCACTGAGCCTCCGGGGCCCAAGGGCGccgctcccgccgccgccgccgccgccgcgggcgAGCTGCTCAAGTTCGGCGTGCAGGCGCTACTGGCGGCGCGGCCCTTCCACAGCCACCTGG CCGTGCTGAAGGCCGAGCAGGCGGCGGTGTTTAAGTTCCCGCTGGCGCCGCTCGGCTGCTCCGGACTGGGCTCGGCGCTGCTGGCCGCGGGGCCTGGGCTCCCCGGCGCGGCGGGCGCTCCGCACCTGCCGCTGGAGCTGCAGCTCCGCGGGAAGCTGGAGGCGCCAGGCGCTGGGGAGCCGGGCACCAAGGCCAAGAAGGGGCGTCGGAGCCGCACCGTGTTCACCGAGCTGCAGCTGATGGGCCTAGAGAAACGCTTTGAGAAGCAGAAGTACCTCTCCACGCCGGACAG AATAGATCTCGCCGAGTCCCTGGGTCTGAGCCAGTTGCAAGTTAAGACGTGGTACCAGAATCGAAGGATGAAGTGGAAGAAAATA GTGCTACAGGGCGGCGGCCTGGAGTCTCCCACCAAGCCCAAGGGGAGGCCAAAGAAGAACTCCATCCCCACGAGCGAACAGCTGACGGAGCAGGAGCGCGCCAAGGAGGCGGAGAAGACGGTGGAAGCGCCAGGCGAGGCCGGCGACCGGAGCCACGAGGACTGA